The DNA segment CCTCTCCGAACTTCGTCCAGGGACCGCTCGTGGGCAGCAGCAACGTCTCGACCGCTGCGTCGGGCGTGGCATAGGAGTCACCCGGGTGGAAGACACGCCCCTCGACGAGGTATCCCACGTTGTCGATGACCGGGATGTCGGCGTGAATGATCGCGTGGGTGGTCCCGTGGGTCGCGACCTCGAAGCCCGCCGCCTCGAACCGGTCACCCTTGCGGACCACCTCGGCCCGCCCGCCCAGCTTGGCCCGGATGCTCTCCGGCCCGAAGACGCGCAGCCCCGGCCGCCGCTCCAGCTCGGCGTTGAGCGCCGCCTCGTCGAAGTGATCGAAATGCTCGTGCGTGATCAGCACGGCATCAGCCGCGGAGATCAGCTCGGCGGCGTTCGGCGTGAAGGTGCCCGGATCCACGAGCAGGGTGCGGGCGCCGTCGGTGAAGGTTACGCAGGCGTGGGCGTGCTTGGTGAGCTCCATGCTCGAAAAATACAGCTAGGCTGTATTTTTGGGGGCATGACACCGGCCACTTTTCCGTCTTCTTCCCCTGGGCCGTCTTCTTCCCCTGGCCGGTCCTCCGCGCTGGGGCCGTCCGCTTCGCCTTCTTCCGGCGCTTCGCCTTCTGGCGCTTCGCCTTCTTCCGGCGCTTCGCCGGATGTCGACATCGCCGAGCGCCTCCGTCAGTCGATCGGTCGTTTCGTCCGGACGGTCCGCGCCCAGGCCGACACCCTGCCGCCCCCGCAGGCCGCAGCCCTGGGCGCCCTCGACCGCGAGGGCCCGCAGACGATCGCGCGGCTGGCCGCCGACTGCCGCGTCAAGCACCAGAGCATGAGCCGAACCGTCACCGAACTGGAGAAACAATCCTTCGTAGCCCGCACCCCGAACCCGGCCGACCGCCGGGCCGTACTGATCACCCTCACCCCCACCGGCACCGAAGCCCTCAACACCGACCGCGACTCCCGGCGTCGATGGGTGGCAGCCGCCATCAGCCGGCACCTCTCCCCGGACGAACAGGCGATCCTCCACGCCGTCCCCGACCTGCTGAACCGTCTCTCCGCCGATTGACCCCGGCCCTTCTTGGCTCGCGAGTTCGGCCATCAAAACGAAACTGGCGAGTAACAAACGGCCGCCGAACCGAATATGGTCTTGGCATGCATATCCGGCCCATCCACCAGGGCGACGCGGCCCGCTTGGCGCTCCTCCTCGAGCAGCTCGGTTTCCCGTCGGCCGAGCGCGACGTCCGCCTGCGCATGGACTACTGGCTGGGTGACCGGGCGAGCGCCCTGCTCGGCGCGGACGACGACGGCTCGCTCGTAGGTGTCGCCGCCCTGCACGTCACCCCGATCTTGGAGATCACCGGCAAGTTCGGCCGGCTGGCGGCCCTCGTGGTCGACGAGTCCTACCGTGGCAAGGGCGTCGGCCGCCTGCTGATCTCCGCGGTCGAGGAGCGGGCACGAGCCGAGGGCTGCCTCTTCGTCGAGGTCACCAGCAGTAACCACCGCGCCCCGGCCCACCTCTTCTACGAGCGTCTCGGCTACGTCGACACCCGCGACCAGTCCCGCCGCTTCATCCGCCGGCTGCCCACCGGAGGCCACGCTCGGTGATGGTCCGGGTGGGCGGCAGCAACAGATCCTCCGGCGAATGTCCGAGAGTGTTCACGAAGACCCGGCCCGCGCCGAACGTGCGCGTCCACACGACGGGCATGACGACGCCGGCCGTCTCCGGCGCCTCGTCAACCCCGGCGAACGTCGTAGTGGCATGCACCTCGTTCGTAGGGTCGAAATGGCAGTAATACTGTTCGGTGCAAACGTCGTACCCCTCGATCCCCGCCACGATCTCATGCTCCCCGGCGATGTCGATCCGATGAGGCGTGAACCCGCCGGGATGAAACAGGAATCGCCCGCCGATCATGTATTGATAGCGCGAGTTCTCATAACCGAAAGCCAGCACCCCGCCATGCCACCCGGCGAACCCGGCACCGCGCTGAACGGCGCTGACCAGCCCTTCTTCCTGGGCGTCTGTCAGATTCCCGTGGGTCCAGCAGTGAACGATGAGGTCGACATCCGGAAGACTTTCATAGACCTCCAGGCTGTCCGAAACCTCGACGTCGAATTCGCTTGACCCCTTTTCAAAGATCCCACAACATTCGTACGGCGAATGCCCCGCCCATCCGCCGCGCACGAACAAAGCCCGCCTCATCCCCATTCCTTCCCCGAATTCCAGGGCTCAAGCCGTCACCAAGGACTCCCCGAACCGAACCCCTCAAGTGCCGAACGGTCCACGGCATAACCAACCACCTGTACCCAGCCTTACCCGACCCGTGCCCGCCCAGCCTCAACCTAGCCTCCTAGGACGCCACGAGCGGTTGTGGCAGCGCCAGCAGAGCAGCAGCGTAGGCCGCACCTCGGCGGCGGACGAGCCTCCGACGTTCGTGAGTTCCGGCGCCACCGTCCGGCTAGACCTACCACGCCTGTCTTCGCGAACGGGTCCGCTTACGCATGGTGATGGCCGGAGACACGCTGCATACGTTTGCCCGGAGCGTCGCTCCCCATAAGGCGGTCAACCCTGACGATCGTCGGGGGTGCAGGGTTGCCGTTCGGCTCGGGTTTCTTGCCGCTTTCGTTTCTACGGTCGGCCCCTATGAAACGAGAAACACGAGCAACCAGCGGGGCTGGCCGTTTGTTGGCTGCTGTCGGCGTCGTGGGCGCGGTCGCGGTGACTGTCGCCTGGCTTTCTCCGGGCGGGTTGGGCCGGGCCGGGGCCGTGCAGGTTACCGACGGAGTTTCGGTGTCCGGGTACCGAGCGGTCGCCGGGGCGGCGGCGGGCGCACCGTCGTGGTTCGGCCCGGCGCTGGAGGTGGCTACCGAGGGCACTCTGGCGGTTCTGGGCGTGCTGCTGGTCG comes from the Actinoplanes sp. OR16 genome and includes:
- a CDS encoding MBL fold metallo-hydrolase, which translates into the protein MELTKHAHACVTFTDGARTLLVDPGTFTPNAAELISAADAVLITHEHFDHFDEAALNAELERRPGLRVFGPESIRAKLGGRAEVVRKGDRFEAAGFEVATHGTTHAIIHADIPVIDNVGYLVEGRVFHPGDSYATPDAAVETLLLPTSGPWTKFGEAADFVRAVRPARVVQIHELMLSELGQNSARMLLGEKGLTGLPLENIPWGESITL
- a CDS encoding MarR family winged helix-turn-helix transcriptional regulator is translated as MTPATFPSSSPGPSSSPGRSSALGPSASPSSGASPSGASPSSGASPDVDIAERLRQSIGRFVRTVRAQADTLPPPQAAALGALDREGPQTIARLAADCRVKHQSMSRTVTELEKQSFVARTPNPADRRAVLITLTPTGTEALNTDRDSRRRWVAAAISRHLSPDEQAILHAVPDLLNRLSAD
- a CDS encoding GNAT family N-acetyltransferase, translating into MHIRPIHQGDAARLALLLEQLGFPSAERDVRLRMDYWLGDRASALLGADDDGSLVGVAALHVTPILEITGKFGRLAALVVDESYRGKGVGRLLISAVEERARAEGCLFVEVTSSNHRAPAHLFYERLGYVDTRDQSRRFIRRLPTGGHAR
- a CDS encoding ThuA domain-containing protein; the protein is MRRALFVRGGWAGHSPYECCGIFEKGSSEFDVEVSDSLEVYESLPDVDLIVHCWTHGNLTDAQEEGLVSAVQRGAGFAGWHGGVLAFGYENSRYQYMIGGRFLFHPGGFTPHRIDIAGEHEIVAGIEGYDVCTEQYYCHFDPTNEVHATTTFAGVDEAPETAGVVMPVVWTRTFGAGRVFVNTLGHSPEDLLLPPTRTITERGLRWAAGG